One genomic window of Fusarium fujikuroi IMI 58289 draft genome, chromosome FFUJ_chr01 includes the following:
- a CDS encoding related to RGP1 Reduced growth phenotype protein: protein MAPEAPSNIRVFIRWHDQTVFAGEEVKCTITFKNAAPIPGQPKPQPQQSERSRLASPLHGRPKLNQGLTPPPSASSGRGHRRSALSLSVPASQSHSRTGSVQWPSSAGSSDGRLSHSHKRSVSIVSIGSNNTVEDHTQRNDLPSRPQRPHRGHGRASSLQIIPRAQGQLPNGPHSASFSPRLSSSPLFHASYPPPDRFGRISRPPTTPHTPITAGQRRSSPQPMPENPMPEFRFPAAPSPAREVRPSSSRRSTNENMLSPRNAVGDSSGLSMRLKDGVPTINEQPAPAARILASSGVLGGTPRSSGEFYSVSNNSSETLVSEYVTQQPTNRGHARPLRRSLGMPAPQSRAPESLMMGYAQLHGSFSLDGSLVSLSQFDQVKKKAIVGQGGGVVGLESKRDSGLLGGFGWGRISSSLGDFLGGGELSTIKEMRGVANSKSVPLLTTPQSILFVDLQLAPGESRVFEYSFRLPKGLPPSHRGKAVKITYSLVIGTQRAGGTKEQQVKSVEVPFRVLGSVNSHGEILGHDLMNPYILLRDQAQVKSPSSSDKGSKTDGNGAKGQQPALNNFLLYVEDLVHRPRDESGSIVLSPAAGNSRRPSAFEEASNAHDAIHMAIMRSNMTSGGQQSPNRFEIARNGQRVGVVMLTRPAYRLGEVVTMAIDFTDADIPCYAVHITLETSEKVDPSLAIRSESSIHRVTRKVYSSSSEATMYSRRVTFKPTIPITATPEFVTSGVSLEWKIRIEFVVPSTGSDSPIEHERRAPHPLLEQISQDEKGGTVLVAVENLICESFEIAVPLRVYGAVGTGLERLERDEASEEGLAV, encoded by the exons ATGGCTCCTGAAGCTCCCAGCAATATCCGTGTCTTCATACGTTGGCACGACCAGACTGTCTTCGCCGGCGAGGAAGTCAAATGTACGATTACATTTAAAAACGCGGCACCGATACCAGGCCAGCCGAAACCACAGCCGCAACAATCGGAACGAAGTCGACTGGCCTCACCTTTGCATGGTCGCCCCAAGTTAAACCAAGGATTAACACCACCGCCGTCAGCATCTTCCGGCAGAGGGCATCGTCGTTCTGCCCTTTCATTAAGCGTTCCTGCATCACAATCACATAGCCGTACCGGCTCAGTCCAATGGCCTTCATCAGCAGGCTCGAGTGATGGTCGCTTAAGCCACTCTCATAAGCGCTCTGTTTCCATTGTCTCAATAGGATCCAATAATACCGTGGAAGACCACACACAACGAAATGATTTACCGTCGCGCCCTCAAAGACCGCATCGAGGACATGGGCGGGCCTCAAGTCTACAGATTATTCCTCGAGCGCAAGGCCAGCTCCCAAACGGGCCTCATTCCG catcatttTCTCCTCGTCTCTCAAGCTCTCCTTTGTTCCACGCATCATACCCCCCACCTGATCGATTCGGTCGCATATCGCGACCGCCAACAACTCCTCACACACCTATTACAGCCGGCCAACGAAGATCATCGCCGCAACCTATGCCGGAAAACCCAATGCCGGAATTTCGCTTTCCTGCCGCTCCCTCGCCTGCTCGAGAAGTAcgaccaagttcatcaagacGATCAACAAACGAAAACATGCTCAGCCCTAGGAACGCTGTGGGTGATTCCAGCGGACTGTCAATGCGCCTCAAGGACGGCGTCCCGACGATCAATGAGCAGCCTGCACCCGCGGCCCGCATTCTAGCAAGCAGCGGCGTCCTCGGAGGCACACCGCGGAGTAGCGGAGAGTTTTATTCTGTCAGCAATAACTCGTCAGAAACTCTGGTATCGGAATACGTGACGCAGCAGCCAACTAATCGTGGACACGCACGCCCACTTAGGAGAAGCCTTGGTATGCCGGCCCCACAGTCGAGAGCGCCTGAatctttgatgatggggTATGCTCAATTACACGGCTCTTTTTCGTTAGACGGGTCCCTTGTCAGCCTCAGCCAATTTGACCAAgtcaaaaagaaagctatagTTGGCCAAGGCGGTGGTGTCGTTGGTCTCGAGTCCAAGCGCGACAGCGGTCTTTTGGGGGGATTCGGATGGGGTCGTATCAGCAGCTCTCTGGGCGATTTCTTAGGTGGAGGGGAGCTCAGCACAATCAAGGAGATGCGAGGGGTTGCGAACTCGAAATCTGTGCCTCTCTTGACTACACCACAGTCCATTCTATTTGTTGATCTGCAGCTTGCACCAGGAGAGAGTCGAGTTTTCGAGTACTCTTTTCGACTACCAAAAGGTCTTCCACCGTCCCATCGTGGAAAGGCCGTCAAAATCACATATAGCTTGGTTATTGGCACGCAGAGGGCTGGAGGAACAAAGGAGCAGCAAGTGAAGTCTGTTGAAGTTCCTTTTCGCGTATTGGGAAGTGTTAACAGCCACGGTGAGATATTGGGACATGACCTGATGAATCCTTATATCCTATTACGGGACCAGGCCCAAGTGAAAAGTCCCTCGAGCAGTGATAAGGGATCAAAAACCGACGGCAACGGAGCCAAAGGACAACAACCTGCCCTGAATAACTTTTTACTTTACGTGGAAGACCTGGTCCATCGACCACGAGATGAGAGTGGCAGTATTGTTCTTTCTCCGGCCGCTGGTAACTCTAGGCGACCATCGGCATTCGAGGAAGCCAGCAACGCACATGATGCTATTCATATGGCAATCATGAGAAGCAACATGACCTCTGGCGGGCAGCAGAGCCCGAACCGGTTCGAAATTGCACGCAATGGGCAAAGGGTTGGTGTAGTGATGCTCACGAGACCTGCCTACCGACTGGGGGAAGTTGTGACAATGGCTATCGACTTTACAGACGCTGACATTCCGTGTTACGCCGTGCACATTACATTGGAAACATCAGAGAAAGTAGACCCGTCGTTGGCAATAAGATCAGAGTCGAGCATCCACCGAGTGACCCGGAAAGTTTattcgtcttcatctgaaGCAACGATGTACTCACGACGAGTCACCTTCAAACCAACGATTCCCATTACTGCAACTCCTGAGTTTGTCACCAGTGGTGTCAGCTTGGAATGGAAGATTCGTATCGAGTTTGTGGTGCCATCCACGGGAAGCGATTCTCCCATTGAGCACGAAAGACGAGCACCACACCCATTACTGGAGCAAATTTCACAAGATGAAAAGGGGGGGACGGTCCTGGTGGCAGTGGAAAATCTAATATGTGAGAGTTTTGAGATCGCCGTACCTCTACGTGTTTACGGCGCAGTTGGGACAGGACTAGAGCGGCTTGAGCGGGACGAGGCTTCTGAAGAAGGCCTTGCTGTATGA